The following are encoded together in the Anaerolineae bacterium genome:
- the rplA gene encoding 50S ribosomal protein L1 — protein MPKRGKKYLKSSERVVNETRHHFAEAVNKAIELSYAKFDETIDVAIRLGVDPRHADQMVRGTVVLPNGLGKEIRVLVFAKGAKEKEALDAGADFVGSDDLIEKIKGGWFGFDKAVATPDIMGSVGKIGKLLGPRGLMPNAKTGTVTFDVARAVVELKAGKIDFRVEKAGIVHAPMGKVSFGAEKIVQNFGALLETIMRLKPASSKGIYLRSIVMSTTMGPGIKVDAASIKDLTR, from the coding sequence AAATCCAGCGAAAGGGTTGTTAACGAGACAAGGCATCATTTTGCCGAGGCTGTTAATAAGGCAATAGAGTTATCGTATGCTAAATTTGATGAAACTATTGATGTCGCAATTCGTTTAGGAGTTGATCCCAGGCATGCCGACCAGATGGTTCGAGGAACGGTTGTTTTGCCTAATGGTCTTGGCAAGGAGATAAGAGTTCTGGTATTTGCTAAGGGGGCGAAGGAAAAGGAGGCGCTTGATGCCGGCGCAGATTTTGTCGGGAGTGACGATCTCATTGAAAAAATTAAAGGCGGATGGTTCGGCTTTGATAAGGCTGTCGCTACTCCGGACATTATGGGTTCTGTGGGAAAGATAGGAAAACTTCTTGGGCCAAGAGGGCTCATGCCGAATGCAAAAACAGGAACGGTTACTTTTGATGTTGCCAGGGCGGTTGTCGAGCTCAAGGCTGGTAAGATAGATTTTAGGGTTGAAAAAGCGGGTATAGTCCATGCTCCCATGGGCAAGGTTTCTTTTGGGGCGGAAAAGATCGTTCAGAACTTTGGCGCCTTGTTAGAGACTATCATGCGTCTCAAACCGGCTTCCAGCAAGGGAATCTACCTGAGAAGTATTGTAATGTCAACGACCATGGGGCCTGGAATAAAGGTAGATGCGGCCAGCATCAAGGACTTAACCAGATAA
- the rplJ gene encoding 50S ribosomal protein L10, translating to MKTDEKKKIVEDIRKRFSESKIVILTDYNGLDVENINELRRKLKESEVEYKVAKNTFFIRASEGTDAELIKDSFKGPSAVALSYNDPVAPARLLTEFAGSHEAFKIKVGVMDGKILDLTAIRNLSALPSREVLLGNLLSVMSGVPTALVRALNDIPVRLLNVLQAIKEQKEAA from the coding sequence TTGAAAACAGATGAAAAAAAGAAAATTGTAGAAGATATTCGCAAAAGGTTTTCAGAGTCAAAGATCGTAATTCTTACAGACTATAACGGCCTTGATGTGGAAAACATTAATGAGCTGCGCAGAAAACTTAAAGAATCAGAAGTTGAATATAAGGTAGCCAAAAACACTTTTTTTATAAGAGCTTCTGAAGGCACAGATGCTGAATTAATAAAAGATAGTTTTAAAGGTCCTAGCGCTGTTGCCTTAAGTTACAATGATCCTGTAGCTCCAGCCAGGTTATTGACTGAGTTTGCAGGCTCCCATGAAGCGTTTAAAATTAAAGTGGGCGTAATGGACGGCAAGATACTTGACCTGACTGCAATCAGGAATCTGTCAGCTCTGCCTTCAAGGGAGGTGCTTTTAGGTAACCTGCTTTCAGTTATGAGCGGTGTTCCGACTGCGCTTGTAAGAGCATTAAATGATATTCCAGTTAGGTTGTTAAACGTTT